The following proteins are encoded in a genomic region of Mycobacterium sp. 155:
- the rpsQ gene encoding 30S ribosomal protein S17, translated as MAETKGPKHTPATEKPRGRRKTAIGYVVSDKMQKTIVVELEDRKSHPLYGKIIRTTKKVKAHDENGDAGIGDRVSLMETRPLSATKRWRLVEVLERAK; from the coding sequence ATGGCAGAAACTAAGGGCCCTAAGCACACGCCGGCCACCGAGAAGCCCCGCGGCCGTCGCAAGACCGCCATCGGCTACGTGGTCAGCGACAAGATGCAGAAGACCATCGTGGTCGAGCTGGAAGATCGTAAGAGCCACCCGCTCTACGGCAAGATCATCCGCACCACCAAGAAGGTCAAGGCGCACGACGAGAACGGCGATGCCGGCATCGGCGACCGCGTGTCGCTGATGGAGACTCGGCCGCTGTCGGCCACCAAGCGGTGGCGGCTGGTCGAGGTGCTGGAACGCGCCAAGTAA
- the rpsS gene encoding 30S ribosomal protein S19: MPRSLKKGPFVDDHLLKKVDVQNEKNTKQVIKTWSRRSTIIPDFIGHTFAVHDGRKHVPVFVTEAMVGHKLGEFAPTRTFKGHIKDDRKAKRR; the protein is encoded by the coding sequence ATGCCACGCAGCCTGAAGAAGGGTCCGTTCGTCGACGACCATCTGCTCAAGAAGGTCGACGTTCAGAACGAGAAGAACACCAAGCAGGTCATCAAGACCTGGTCGCGTCGGTCCACCATCATCCCGGACTTCATCGGGCACACCTTCGCCGTCCACGACGGTCGCAAGCACGTGCCGGTGTTCGTCACCGAGGCGATGGTCGGACACAAGCTGGGCGAGTTTGCACCGACCCGTACGTTCAAGGGTCACATCAAGGACGACCGGAAAGCGAAGCGGCGGTAG
- the rpmC gene encoding 50S ribosomal protein L29, whose protein sequence is MAVGTSPGELRELTDDELKDKLRESKEELFNLRFQMATGQLANNRRLRVVRQEIARLYTVLRERELGLASGPSGEES, encoded by the coding sequence ATGGCAGTGGGAACTTCGCCTGGTGAACTGCGCGAACTGACCGACGACGAGTTGAAGGACAAGCTCCGCGAGTCCAAGGAAGAGCTGTTCAACCTGCGCTTCCAGATGGCGACCGGGCAGCTCGCGAACAATCGGCGGCTGCGCGTCGTACGCCAGGAGATTGCACGGCTTTACACCGTGCTGCGTGAACGTGAGTTGGGCCTGGCTTCCGGGCCCAGTGGTGAGGAATCGTAA
- a CDS encoding NUDIX domain-containing protein — protein sequence MADEQVTVYDADGNVTGTALRSQVYAEGLWHGSAGVLLRSTDGDRIYVHRRTTTKAVFAGMHDCLAGGVVDPGETPVQTATRELAEELGIVDVPLTPLASTSWDGQWAGKPMRCHLFAFEARSDGPIRHQPEEISAGWWWTDGELATHLADPDWPFVPDTRVLIPQLLRV from the coding sequence GTGGCTGACGAGCAGGTAACGGTGTACGACGCGGACGGCAACGTCACAGGCACGGCCCTGCGATCGCAGGTGTATGCCGAGGGGCTGTGGCATGGCAGTGCAGGAGTGCTGCTTCGTTCGACCGATGGCGACCGGATCTATGTGCATCGACGGACGACCACCAAGGCGGTGTTTGCCGGGATGCACGATTGCCTCGCTGGCGGGGTCGTGGATCCCGGCGAGACACCGGTACAGACCGCGACCCGTGAACTGGCTGAGGAACTCGGCATCGTCGATGTGCCGTTGACACCGCTGGCATCGACGTCGTGGGACGGGCAATGGGCGGGAAAACCGATGCGCTGCCACCTTTTTGCCTTTGAGGCCCGCTCCGACGGTCCGATCCGCCATCAGCCCGAGGAGATCAGCGCCGGCTGGTGGTGGACAGACGGTGAGCTGGCCACCCATCTAGCAGACCCGGACTGGCCCTTCGTGCCCGACACTCGGGTGCTGATCCCGCAATTGCTGCGGGTCTGA
- a CDS encoding arylsulfatase, with product MATEFNGKIELDIRDSEPDWGPYAAPTAVENAPNVLYLVWDDTGIATWDCFGGLVDMPAMSRIAERGVRLSQFHTTALCSPTRASLLTGRNATTVGMATIEEFTDGFPNCNGRIPFDTALLSEVLTENGYNTYCVGKWHLTPLEESNLAATKRHWPCSRGFERFYGFMGGETDQWYPDLVYDNHPVDPPGTPEEGYHLSKDLADKTIEFIQDAKVIAPDKPWFTYLCPGAGHAPHHVFKEWADHYTGRFDMGYEQYREIVLENQKRLGIVPSDTELSPINPYADIKGPNGEPWPLQDTVRPWDTLSDDEKRLFSRMAEVFAGFLSYTDAQIGRILDYLDESGQLDNTIIVVISDNGASGEGGPNGSVNETKFFNGYIDTAEEGLRFIDLLGSPDTYNHYPIGWAMAFNTPYKLFKRYASHEGGIADTAIISWPNGIAAHGEVRDNYVNVCDITPTVYDLLEITPPATVRGVAQKPLDGVSFKVALDNPTAPTGKETQFYTMLGTRGVWHKGWFANTVHAATPAGWSHFEADRWELFHIESDRSQCHDLAAEQPDKLEELKALWFSEADKYNGLPLADLNILETMTRWRPYLAGARSTYTYYPSTAEVGLGATAELRGQSFKVLVELTIDSPDAQGVLFKQGGAHGGHVLYVADGRLHYVYNFLGEIEQQLTSPDPIPLGRHIFGVRYQRTGTVENSHTPLGDTALFIDDVAVAELPDMRSHPGMFALAGGGICIGRNTGSAVSKNYRGQFGFTGGTIARCTVDLSGEPYEDVEAALALAFCKD from the coding sequence ATGGCTACCGAGTTCAACGGCAAGATCGAGCTGGACATCCGGGACTCCGAGCCGGACTGGGGGCCGTATGCGGCGCCGACCGCCGTTGAGAACGCGCCCAACGTGCTGTATCTGGTGTGGGACGACACCGGCATTGCGACCTGGGACTGCTTCGGCGGACTGGTGGACATGCCCGCGATGAGCCGCATCGCCGAACGCGGAGTGCGACTGTCGCAGTTCCACACCACCGCGTTGTGTTCGCCGACCCGGGCCTCGCTGCTCACCGGCCGCAACGCCACGACGGTGGGGATGGCCACCATCGAGGAGTTCACCGACGGATTCCCCAACTGCAACGGGCGGATTCCGTTCGACACCGCGCTGCTGTCGGAGGTACTCACCGAGAACGGCTACAACACCTACTGCGTGGGCAAGTGGCATCTGACGCCGTTGGAGGAGTCAAACCTCGCTGCCACCAAACGGCATTGGCCATGCTCGCGCGGTTTCGAACGGTTCTACGGATTCATGGGCGGCGAGACCGATCAGTGGTACCCGGATCTGGTGTACGACAACCATCCCGTCGATCCGCCGGGCACGCCCGAGGAGGGCTATCACCTGTCGAAGGATCTCGCCGACAAGACCATCGAATTCATCCAGGACGCCAAGGTGATCGCGCCGGACAAGCCGTGGTTCACCTATCTGTGTCCCGGAGCCGGCCACGCCCCGCACCATGTGTTCAAGGAGTGGGCCGACCACTACACGGGCCGATTCGACATGGGCTACGAGCAGTACCGCGAAATCGTGCTGGAGAATCAGAAACGCCTCGGCATCGTGCCGTCCGACACCGAGCTGTCGCCGATCAACCCGTACGCAGATATCAAGGGGCCCAACGGGGAACCGTGGCCGCTCCAGGACACGGTGCGACCGTGGGACACGCTCAGCGACGATGAGAAGCGGCTGTTCAGCCGGATGGCCGAGGTGTTCGCCGGGTTCCTGTCCTACACCGACGCCCAGATCGGGCGCATCCTCGACTATCTCGACGAATCCGGTCAGTTGGACAACACGATCATCGTGGTGATCTCCGACAACGGCGCTAGCGGCGAGGGCGGCCCGAACGGATCGGTCAACGAGACGAAGTTCTTCAACGGCTACATCGACACCGCCGAAGAGGGACTCCGGTTCATCGACCTGCTGGGCTCGCCGGATACCTACAATCACTATCCGATCGGCTGGGCGATGGCGTTCAACACGCCGTACAAGCTGTTCAAGCGGTATGCCTCCCACGAGGGTGGCATCGCTGATACCGCAATCATCTCGTGGCCCAACGGAATTGCCGCGCACGGCGAGGTCCGCGACAACTACGTCAACGTTTGCGACATCACTCCGACGGTGTACGACCTGCTGGAGATCACGCCTCCCGCCACCGTGCGCGGAGTTGCGCAGAAGCCGCTGGACGGGGTGAGTTTCAAAGTGGCGCTGGATAATCCGACTGCGCCGACAGGCAAGGAGACCCAGTTCTACACGATGCTCGGCACCCGTGGCGTCTGGCACAAGGGCTGGTTTGCCAACACCGTGCACGCCGCTACGCCGGCCGGCTGGTCCCATTTCGAGGCCGACCGCTGGGAGCTGTTCCACATCGAATCCGATCGCAGCCAGTGCCACGACCTGGCCGCCGAGCAGCCGGACAAACTCGAAGAACTCAAGGCGCTCTGGTTCAGCGAAGCCGACAAATACAACGGTCTGCCTCTGGCCGATCTCAACATCCTCGAGACCATGACGCGGTGGCGTCCGTATCTGGCGGGCGCCAGGTCCACCTACACCTACTACCCGAGCACCGCCGAGGTCGGTTTGGGCGCGACCGCCGAACTGCGCGGGCAGTCGTTCAAGGTGCTGGTCGAACTCACCATCGACAGTCCCGACGCCCAGGGTGTGCTGTTCAAACAGGGTGGCGCACACGGCGGACACGTCTTGTACGTCGCGGACGGACGGCTGCACTATGTGTACAACTTCCTCGGCGAAATTGAGCAGCAGCTGACCTCGCCGGATCCGATTCCGTTGGGACGACACATCTTCGGTGTGCGGTACCAGCGCACCGGCACGGTCGAGAACAGTCACACGCCGCTGGGCGACACGGCGTTGTTCATCGACGACGTCGCAGTGGCCGAACTGCCGGATATGCGGAGTCACCCCGGCATGTTCGCGCTCGCCGGGGGTGGCATCTGCATCGGACGCAACACAGGCTCGGCGGTATCGAAGAATTATCGTGGGCAGTTCGGCTTCACCGGCGGAACCATCGCCAGGTGCACCGTCGACCTGTCGGGCGAACCGTACGAAGACGTCGAAGCCGCTCTGGCCTTGGCCTTCTGCAAGGATTGA
- the rplP gene encoding 50S ribosomal protein L16: MLIPRKVKHRKQHHPEQRGIASGGTSVSFGDYGIQALEHAYITNRQIESARIAINRHIKRGGKVWINIFPDRPLTKKPAETRMGSGKGSPEWWVANVKPGRVLFEISYPDEKIAKEALTRAIHKLPIKARIVSREEQF; this comes from the coding sequence ATGCTGATTCCCCGTAAGGTCAAGCACCGCAAGCAACATCACCCCGAGCAGCGTGGCATCGCCAGCGGCGGCACGTCGGTGAGCTTCGGCGACTATGGCATCCAGGCGCTGGAACACGCCTACATCACCAACCGGCAGATCGAGTCCGCTCGTATCGCCATCAACCGGCACATCAAACGTGGCGGCAAGGTGTGGATCAACATCTTCCCGGACCGCCCGCTGACCAAGAAGCCCGCCGAAACCCGCATGGGTTCCGGTAAGGGTTCGCCGGAGTGGTGGGTCGCCAACGTCAAGCCTGGCCGCGTGCTGTTCGAGATCAGCTATCCCGATGAGAAGATCGCCAAGGAAGCGCTGACCCGTGCAATCCACAAGTTGCCGATCAAGGCACGCATCGTGAGTCGAGAGGAGCAGTTCTGA
- a CDS encoding arylsulfatase, with amino-acid sequence MVAEFTGVINMDVRDSKEDWGPFAPPQARDGAPNVLYVVWDDTGIGAWDTFGGLIEMPTLNRIAERGLRYSNWHTTALCSPTRSSLLTGRNAHMNGMACIVEGASGYPGQSAVIPPESGTVAEVLRNNGYSTYCVGKWHLTPENESNMGASRRTWPLGRGFERYYGFLGGESNQWFPDLVYDNHTVDQPYLPDDGYHLSKDLVDRSIEFIRDGQQVNPDKPWLMYLAFGANHAPHHSPKEWIDKYRGVFDEGYEVYREKTLERMKQLGVVPADTEMAPINPWPAPEVIAEIDLVRPWDELNDDEKKLFSRMAEVYAGFSSYTDHELGRLIDYLEQTDQLDNTVIVVVSDNGASGEGSPNGSVNENKFFNNWPDDLKENLEKLDLLGGPDTYNHYPTGWAVAFNTPYKMFKRYTLEGGIADPLIVSWPVETAAVGGQFRDQYHHAVDIVPTVYDCAQITPPDAINGITQYPIQGVSMRYSFDQSDAESTRTTQYYEMLGTRALYHDGWKIVARHGALSGVGKFGTDTWELYHTETDRAEMHDVATDHPDKVAEMVGMWFAIAGRNNVFPLDDRTARERLTLERPSASAHRTEFTYYPGTADIPEGVAPNIRNRSFKVRADIDIAADPASGVLVAQGSRFGGYSLFLKDSRPHYAYNFLGINETLISGEQPLTPGQHSIVAEFIKDSEDPPGVANGTLHLSVDGTEVGSGALRTQPGKFSLAGEGLAVGRDTADPVSKEYAAEFTLTGIAIDHVTITLQGDHYVNEDIEAHAMLARE; translated from the coding sequence ATGGTCGCTGAGTTCACCGGCGTGATCAACATGGACGTACGGGATTCCAAAGAGGATTGGGGCCCGTTCGCGCCGCCGCAGGCCCGAGACGGCGCACCGAATGTGCTGTACGTGGTGTGGGACGACACCGGCATCGGCGCGTGGGACACCTTCGGAGGCTTGATCGAGATGCCGACGTTGAACCGGATAGCCGAACGAGGTCTGCGGTACTCCAACTGGCACACCACGGCGCTGTGCTCACCTACCCGCTCATCCCTGCTCACCGGCCGCAACGCGCACATGAACGGAATGGCGTGCATCGTAGAGGGTGCGTCCGGATATCCCGGTCAGTCCGCGGTCATCCCGCCCGAATCAGGAACTGTGGCAGAAGTGCTGCGAAACAACGGATACAGCACTTACTGCGTCGGCAAGTGGCACCTCACCCCAGAGAACGAGTCGAACATGGGCGCGTCGCGGCGCACCTGGCCGCTAGGTCGCGGATTCGAGCGCTACTACGGCTTCCTCGGCGGGGAGAGCAACCAGTGGTTCCCCGATCTCGTCTACGACAACCACACTGTCGACCAGCCCTACCTTCCGGACGACGGCTACCACCTGTCCAAGGACCTGGTGGACCGCTCGATCGAATTTATCCGTGACGGCCAACAGGTGAATCCCGACAAGCCCTGGCTCATGTACTTGGCGTTCGGCGCCAACCATGCGCCGCACCACTCACCCAAGGAGTGGATCGACAAGTACCGGGGTGTGTTCGACGAGGGCTACGAGGTGTACCGCGAGAAGACCCTCGAACGGATGAAGCAGTTGGGTGTTGTGCCCGCGGACACCGAGATGGCCCCGATCAACCCGTGGCCGGCACCCGAGGTGATCGCCGAGATCGACTTGGTGCGGCCATGGGACGAACTCAACGACGACGAGAAAAAGCTGTTCTCCAGGATGGCCGAGGTATACGCGGGCTTCTCCAGCTACACCGACCACGAACTCGGCCGGCTGATCGACTACCTGGAACAGACGGACCAGCTGGACAACACCGTCATCGTCGTCGTCTCCGACAACGGTGCCAGCGGCGAAGGCAGCCCCAACGGTTCGGTCAACGAGAACAAGTTCTTCAACAACTGGCCGGATGACCTCAAGGAGAACCTGGAGAAACTCGACCTGCTCGGCGGGCCCGACACCTACAACCACTACCCCACCGGGTGGGCCGTGGCGTTCAACACCCCGTACAAGATGTTCAAGCGTTACACACTGGAAGGCGGCATCGCGGACCCGTTGATCGTGTCATGGCCGGTCGAGACAGCCGCGGTCGGTGGACAGTTCCGCGACCAGTATCACCATGCGGTCGACATCGTGCCCACCGTGTACGACTGCGCTCAGATCACCCCACCGGATGCGATCAACGGCATCACCCAGTACCCCATCCAAGGCGTGTCGATGCGGTACAGCTTCGACCAATCCGATGCCGAAAGCACCCGCACCACACAGTATTACGAGATGCTCGGCACCCGGGCGCTCTACCACGACGGCTGGAAGATCGTCGCCCGCCACGGCGCCCTGTCGGGCGTCGGAAAATTCGGCACCGATACCTGGGAGCTGTACCACACCGAGACCGACCGGGCCGAAATGCACGATGTCGCCACAGATCACCCGGACAAGGTCGCCGAGATGGTCGGCATGTGGTTTGCCATCGCCGGCCGCAACAACGTATTTCCGCTCGATGACCGCACCGCACGCGAACGGCTGACCCTGGAGCGACCCAGCGCCAGCGCACACCGAACCGAGTTCACCTACTACCCGGGGACCGCCGACATTCCCGAGGGTGTGGCGCCGAACATCCGCAATCGTTCGTTCAAGGTCCGCGCCGACATCGACATCGCAGCCGACCCAGCCTCCGGCGTGCTGGTCGCCCAGGGCAGCCGGTTCGGCGGCTACTCGCTGTTCCTCAAGGACAGCCGCCCCCACTACGCCTACAACTTCCTGGGCATCAACGAGACCCTGATATCCGGCGAACAACCGCTGACACCTGGGCAGCATTCGATCGTCGCCGAATTCATCAAAGATTCGGAGGATCCGCCCGGTGTCGCCAACGGCACCCTGCACCTCTCCGTCGACGGCACCGAGGTCGGCAGCGGTGCACTACGTACGCAGCCCGGAAAATTCAGCCTCGCCGGCGAAGGTCTTGCCGTCGGACGCGATACCGCGGACCCGGTCAGCAAGGAGTACGCGGCGGAATTCACGCTGACGGGTATCGCCATCGACCACGTCACCATCACGCTGCAGGGCGATCACTACGTCAACGAAGACATTGAAGCGCACGCAATGCTGGCCCGGGAATAG
- the rpsC gene encoding 30S ribosomal protein S3 has translation MGQKINPHGFRLGITTDWKSRWYADKQYKDYVKEDVAIRRLLATGLERAGIADVEIERTRDRVRVDIHTARPGIVIGRRGTEADRIRADLEKLTGKQVQLNILEVKNPESQAQLVAQGVAEQLSNRVAFRRAMRKAIQSAMRQPNVKGIRVQCSGRLGGAEMSRSEFYREGRVPLHTLRADIDYGLYEAKTTFGRIGVKVWIYKGDIVGGKRELTAAAPAGSDRPRRERPSGTRPRRSGSSGTTATSTEAGRAATEDAPAATEAAAVEAAPAAESTES, from the coding sequence GTGGGCCAGAAGATCAACCCCCACGGTTTCCGACTCGGTATCACGACCGACTGGAAGTCCCGGTGGTACGCCGACAAGCAGTACAAGGATTACGTCAAGGAAGACGTCGCGATCCGTCGCCTGCTGGCCACCGGCCTGGAGCGGGCCGGTATCGCCGATGTGGAGATCGAGCGCACCCGGGACCGGGTTCGCGTTGACATCCACACCGCGCGCCCCGGCATCGTCATCGGTCGCCGTGGCACCGAGGCCGACCGGATTCGCGCCGACCTGGAGAAGCTGACCGGCAAGCAGGTGCAGCTCAACATCCTTGAGGTGAAAAACCCTGAGTCGCAGGCTCAGTTGGTCGCCCAGGGCGTTGCCGAGCAGCTGAGCAACCGTGTCGCGTTCCGTCGTGCCATGCGCAAGGCGATCCAGTCGGCGATGCGTCAGCCCAACGTCAAGGGCATCCGGGTGCAGTGCTCGGGCCGCCTCGGCGGTGCTGAGATGAGTCGCTCGGAGTTCTACCGCGAGGGCCGGGTCCCGCTGCACACGCTGCGGGCCGACATCGACTATGGCCTTTACGAGGCCAAGACCACCTTCGGCCGGATCGGCGTGAAGGTGTGGATCTACAAGGGCGACATCGTCGGTGGTAAGCGCGAGCTCACCGCCGCCGCGCCGGCCGGTTCCGACCGCCCGCGTCGTGAGCGTCCGTCGGGTACCCGTCCGCGTCGTAGCGGTTCCTCGGGCACCACGGCGACGAGTACCGAGGCCGGCCGCGCTGCGACCGAAGATGCGCCCGCCGCTACTGAGGCCGCTGCTGTCGAGGCTGCGCCGGCCGCTGAGAGCACGGAGAGCTGA
- the rplV gene encoding 50S ribosomal protein L22: MTTTTEYPSATAKARFVRISPTKARRVIDLVRGKSVEEALDILRWAPQAASEPVAKVIASAAANAQNNEGLDPTTLVVATVYADEGPTAKRIRPRAQGRAFRIRKRTSHITVIVESRPSRSERGGSAGSARSRRAQGSKASAAAKAAASDTAAKNTAETKGGSE; encoded by the coding sequence ATGACGACTACGACTGAATATCCGTCCGCGACGGCGAAGGCGCGCTTTGTGCGCATCTCGCCGACCAAGGCCCGTCGCGTTATCGACCTGGTCCGCGGCAAGAGCGTCGAGGAAGCCCTCGACATCCTGCGGTGGGCGCCTCAGGCCGCCAGCGAGCCGGTCGCCAAGGTGATCGCGAGCGCTGCCGCCAACGCGCAGAACAACGAGGGGTTGGATCCGACCACGCTGGTTGTCGCCACCGTCTACGCAGACGAGGGCCCGACCGCCAAGCGCATCCGCCCGCGTGCCCAGGGCCGTGCCTTCCGAATTCGCAAGCGCACCAGCCACATCACCGTGATCGTCGAAAGTAGGCCGAGCCGTTCCGAACGGGGTGGCTCCGCGGGCTCTGCACGCAGCCGTCGTGCTCAGGGAAGCAAGGCTTCCGCTGCCGCGAAGGCGGCAGCCTCAGACACGGCCGCGAAGAACACCGCCGAGACGAAGGGAGGCTCGGAGTAG
- a CDS encoding LuxR C-terminal-related transcriptional regulator: MSWPKFVRAELNFPFMQYTGGTPTLGPVPWFLATPPAPNPEMVDRPAIAATLTKHVTTHRATVVTAPSGFGKTVSVTQWATARREEVPGSVSWLTLTDRVADSGDLLRGVITALQEAAHDRGDAAMHRRLTAAFDSVSATTTIAAIAPSESPDPITVVIDDFQHSRYAADGADFANFVEHAPPWLRLILITTGALDPALTRLMMHGHLAQIGREELAMTADDIIEAAANLDRPVSPDQAEAILTTTAGWPAAVRLMLVSRLETQLLSSESDMTDYIRSVVLRRMRPELGDFVLSTTVSTRLDDHLARVLSERTHVADLISECTGSGLFIERFGSGEGAVYRWHSMFARHCQAILQNNDPDRWLRLNALAADALAQSYPLQAVDHAIRAEAAGLAVGIITDHWLELLLQSRTETLDRACTEVAGAFGEKPELLMIRACCRDLAGDTLTAKLLLGRAGAHNLDETASRRMAFIADISQVLISADHDTMVAAAERAEAALVDRTIAPPTVYACALFVLGWAHSRLRHGSQGTVLLESAIHECRAQGLHELVERSRTSLAFAMVGGGEFDRAMRFLNDGGQNTHHDSDSDSDSDSDPHLWLSHDGGGIEQFTEGFVRFWRGDLEPARDDFLAMDQTIGSGYPDVGRMMLALTVATLGDHKLIDIAGDAVDRIPDADSHGVPWTSYKLTSRARLAEMRGARAEALAMTTQLEGRKYLPMMFAIASGICRRLGDTPLARRLAGVATDSEAQPYSRSYGHLVLALLDWESGRGVQAHHNLEKCLTAAAPEQVRYPFIDHADPACLELLSSHASETAYGTFLDECVTLCERAAVRQTPPPERSLTVREREVLAFLRTPLTADDIAARLGVSVNTIKTHQRAIYRKLGVANRREAVQIART, from the coding sequence GTGAGCTGGCCGAAATTCGTGCGGGCCGAACTAAACTTCCCGTTCATGCAGTACACCGGCGGTACCCCGACGCTGGGCCCAGTCCCGTGGTTCCTGGCCACGCCGCCGGCGCCCAACCCGGAGATGGTGGACCGCCCGGCCATCGCCGCGACACTGACGAAGCACGTGACGACACACCGGGCCACCGTGGTGACCGCACCTTCAGGATTCGGCAAAACGGTGTCCGTGACGCAATGGGCCACTGCCCGCCGTGAGGAGGTGCCCGGTTCGGTTTCGTGGCTGACCCTGACCGATCGGGTGGCCGACAGTGGTGATCTGCTGCGCGGCGTGATCACGGCATTGCAGGAGGCCGCCCACGACCGCGGCGACGCCGCGATGCACCGGAGGCTGACCGCAGCTTTCGACTCGGTCTCGGCAACGACGACGATCGCGGCGATCGCGCCGTCGGAGAGCCCCGATCCGATCACCGTGGTGATCGACGATTTCCAGCACTCCCGGTACGCGGCTGACGGCGCAGATTTCGCAAACTTCGTCGAGCATGCGCCACCATGGCTGCGTCTGATCCTGATCACCACCGGCGCACTAGATCCCGCGCTGACCCGGTTGATGATGCACGGACATCTCGCACAGATCGGGCGGGAAGAACTTGCCATGACCGCCGACGACATCATCGAGGCTGCCGCCAACCTGGATCGGCCCGTCAGTCCTGATCAAGCCGAGGCCATCTTGACGACGACCGCCGGATGGCCTGCCGCAGTACGCCTGATGCTGGTCAGTCGGCTCGAAACGCAACTGCTCAGCTCGGAATCGGACATGACCGACTACATTCGCTCCGTTGTGCTAAGGCGGATGCGGCCCGAACTCGGCGACTTCGTACTCAGCACAACTGTTTCCACGCGGCTCGATGACCACCTCGCTCGTGTCCTGTCCGAGCGGACGCACGTGGCCGACTTGATCAGCGAGTGCACCGGATCCGGACTGTTCATCGAACGGTTCGGTTCCGGCGAAGGGGCCGTCTACCGCTGGCACTCGATGTTCGCCCGGCATTGCCAGGCAATCCTGCAGAACAACGACCCGGACCGGTGGCTGCGGCTCAACGCTCTGGCCGCCGATGCGCTGGCGCAGAGCTACCCGTTGCAAGCGGTGGACCACGCCATCCGCGCGGAAGCTGCCGGACTCGCCGTCGGCATCATCACGGACCACTGGCTCGAACTTCTGCTGCAATCACGCACCGAAACGCTCGACCGCGCCTGCACCGAGGTGGCCGGCGCGTTCGGCGAGAAGCCCGAGCTGCTGATGATCCGGGCATGTTGCCGTGACCTCGCCGGTGACACCCTTACCGCCAAACTGCTGCTCGGCCGGGCCGGCGCCCATAATCTGGACGAAACCGCCTCCCGGCGAATGGCATTCATCGCCGACATATCGCAGGTTTTGATATCGGCCGACCACGACACCATGGTGGCCGCGGCCGAGCGGGCCGAGGCTGCGCTCGTCGACCGGACCATCGCGCCGCCCACCGTGTACGCCTGCGCACTGTTCGTTCTCGGTTGGGCACACTCGCGGCTGCGCCACGGATCCCAGGGCACGGTACTGCTCGAATCGGCCATCCACGAGTGTCGAGCGCAGGGGCTGCACGAATTGGTCGAACGCAGCCGCACCAGCCTCGCATTCGCCATGGTCGGAGGCGGTGAGTTCGACCGTGCGATGCGGTTCCTGAATGACGGCGGACAGAATACTCACCACGATTCCGATTCCGATTCCGATTCCGATTCCGATCCGCATCTGTGGCTCTCCCACGATGGCGGCGGCATCGAACAGTTCACCGAAGGCTTCGTACGCTTCTGGCGTGGCGATCTGGAGCCGGCACGCGACGACTTCCTGGCGATGGATCAGACGATCGGGTCAGGGTACCCGGATGTAGGACGAATGATGTTGGCGCTCACCGTGGCTACGCTGGGCGATCACAAGCTGATCGACATCGCCGGGGATGCGGTCGACCGCATCCCCGACGCCGACAGCCACGGAGTGCCTTGGACCAGTTACAAATTGACGAGCCGTGCCAGGCTGGCCGAGATGCGCGGTGCCCGTGCCGAGGCCCTGGCGATGACAACACAACTCGAGGGTAGAAAGTACCTGCCGATGATGTTTGCGATCGCGTCGGGCATCTGCCGCCGGTTGGGTGACACACCGCTGGCCCGGCGACTTGCCGGCGTGGCAACCGACTCCGAGGCACAGCCCTACAGCCGATCCTACGGACATCTCGTTCTCGCGCTGCTGGATTGGGAGTCGGGCCGCGGCGTGCAGGCGCACCACAACCTCGAAAAGTGCCTGACCGCAGCCGCTCCGGAACAGGTGCGCTACCCGTTCATCGACCATGCGGACCCGGCATGCCTCGAGCTGTTGTCCTCGCACGCTTCGGAGACGGCGTACGGCACCTTCCTCGACGAGTGCGTCACGCTCTGCGAGCGCGCCGCCGTCCGCCAGACACCACCACCCGAACGATCGCTGACCGTGCGGGAGCGAGAAGTGTTGGCATTTCTGCGGACACCGTTGACCGCGGACGACATTGCCGCCCGCCTCGGCGTGTCGGTGAACACGATCAAGACGCACCAGCGCGCCATCTACCGCAAGTTGGGGGTGGCGAACCGTCGCGAAGCGGTCCAGATCGCCCGCACGTGA